The following are encoded in a window of Candidatus Hydrogenedentota bacterium genomic DNA:
- the pyrF gene encoding orotidine-5'-phosphate decarboxylase has translation MQTELITVLDMDSREEALHAVDLCGTCQYFKIGSQLFTRCGPAIVQEILGKGKNVFLDLKFHDIPNTVAKAARGAADLGVALFTLHAMGGRRMIEAAREAVEGTNTKILAVTVLTSLSDEMLRDEVGLPETTSEAVVRLAKQSVESGAHGIVSSPQETALVREAVGLKPVLVTPGIRPAWSTGKDDQLRITTPRQAAEAGANFIVVGRPIFKHENPAEAVRLIQEELA, from the coding sequence ATGCAAACGGAACTTATCACGGTGCTGGACATGGATTCGCGGGAAGAGGCCCTGCACGCCGTTGATCTCTGCGGGACGTGCCAGTACTTCAAAATCGGATCGCAATTGTTTACCCGGTGTGGTCCTGCCATTGTGCAGGAAATTCTCGGCAAGGGGAAAAACGTTTTTCTCGACCTGAAATTTCACGACATTCCCAATACCGTCGCCAAAGCGGCCCGGGGCGCCGCCGATTTGGGAGTTGCCCTCTTTACCCTGCACGCAATGGGCGGGCGCCGGATGATCGAGGCGGCCCGCGAGGCCGTCGAGGGCACGAATACCAAAATTCTGGCTGTAACCGTCCTGACGAGCCTTTCGGACGAGATGCTGCGTGACGAGGTGGGACTTCCCGAAACGACTTCCGAGGCCGTCGTGCGGCTTGCGAAACAGTCGGTGGAATCCGGCGCGCACGGCATTGTCAGTTCGCCACAGGAAACGGCGCTCGTTCGCGAGGCGGTCGGGCTCAAGCCGGTTCTTGTTACACCCGGCATCCGCCCGGCGTGGTCCACGGGCAAAGACGATCAACTCCGCATCACGACGCCGCGGCAAGCCGCCGAAGCCGGGGCCAACTTTATCGTGGTCGGCCGTCCGATATTCAAGCATGAAAATCCCGCCGAGGCGGTCCGGCTTATCCAAGAGGAATTGGCGTGA
- the disA gene encoding DNA integrity scanning diadenylate cyclase DisA, whose amino-acid sequence MDTRRKRKTHEDVLREAILLISPGTRVREAISAILQSRTGALLCFGDPQRLGDLSEGGVKVDAPCTPQLLYELSKMDGAIILTEDAGRIVYANRFLKPDTSIVSNETGSRHRAAERIARQAKCMSVAVSERRASVTLYVHNMKHIMDSIPTLLNKAGQVIQTLEKYINVLKETLQELTIREFQDMVTIFDVCGAIQRYEMVLRIAREVEPYILELGTEGRLIALQVRELMLPVEQAELVVKDYYRERTGATCDQVRAKIAEMTQQELLNLGSISQSLGYGPTPRSVDTYLSPRGYRVLATTHRLPPQIIENLVERFGSLKEILRAPKDELDSVEGVGEVLAERVRVSLDLLRNQLALDRR is encoded by the coding sequence ATGGACACGAGGCGTAAACGCAAAACGCACGAGGACGTGTTGCGCGAGGCCATTTTGCTGATTTCGCCCGGGACGCGCGTCCGGGAAGCCATTTCGGCCATCCTGCAAAGCCGGACCGGCGCCCTGCTCTGTTTCGGCGATCCGCAACGGCTGGGCGACTTGTCCGAAGGCGGCGTCAAGGTGGATGCCCCCTGCACGCCGCAACTTTTGTATGAACTGTCCAAAATGGACGGGGCCATCATTCTTACGGAAGACGCCGGTCGCATCGTGTACGCGAACCGCTTCCTGAAGCCGGACACCTCCATTGTGTCGAACGAGACCGGATCGAGGCATCGCGCTGCGGAGCGCATCGCGCGCCAGGCGAAGTGTATGTCCGTCGCCGTATCGGAACGGCGGGCCAGTGTCACGTTATACGTCCACAACATGAAACACATCATGGACAGCATCCCGACCCTTTTGAACAAGGCCGGGCAAGTTATCCAGACGCTCGAAAAATATATAAACGTTCTCAAGGAAACGCTGCAGGAACTCACCATTCGCGAGTTTCAGGACATGGTGACCATCTTCGATGTGTGCGGCGCGATTCAGCGGTACGAAATGGTGTTGCGCATTGCCCGTGAAGTGGAGCCTTATATCCTGGAACTGGGCACGGAAGGCCGGCTGATTGCGTTGCAGGTCCGTGAATTGATGCTGCCGGTGGAACAGGCGGAATTGGTGGTCAAAGACTATTACCGGGAACGGACCGGCGCCACATGCGATCAAGTCCGGGCGAAAATCGCGGAAATGACGCAGCAGGAATTGCTGAACCTGGGATCGATCAGCCAGTCGCTGGGGTATGGGCCGACTCCGCGATCCGTGGACACGTATCTTTCGCCGCGGGGCTATCGGGTGCTTGCGACGACTCACCGCCTCCCGCCGCAGATCATCGAGAATCTTGTGGAACGATTTGGTTCCCTGAAAGAGATATTGCGTGCGCCCAAAGATGAACTGGATTCGGTCGAGGGCGTCGGCGAGGTGTTGGCCGAACGCGTGCGCGTGAGCCTGGATCTCTTGCGCAATCAACTGGCGCTGGATCGGAGGTAG
- a CDS encoding dihydroorotate dehydrogenase electron transfer subunit: MPHVEQCPIVMHQEVAPGHFRMAVRSPAIAGEARAGQFAMLQVAEGIYPFLRRPMSFERIFSDGVAFLFKVEGEGTRLLARRMVGQTVGVQGPLGKPFPIETRFARHILVAGGIGVAPFPALAEALVRGCGKAPEAILAARTRDMLLCEADLRQIGCTVHVATDDGSAGVRALAHELLDRLAPDVNTRVYACGPMPMMKAVSQVAMQAGADCQVSLEAQMACGDGACLGCVVDSRQESEGEKMLRVCADGPVFDTTVIDWDAHDLAYDR, translated from the coding sequence ATGCCGCACGTCGAACAATGCCCCATCGTAATGCATCAGGAAGTGGCGCCGGGCCACTTTCGCATGGCCGTGCGTTCGCCCGCCATTGCGGGCGAGGCGCGGGCAGGACAGTTCGCGATGTTGCAAGTGGCCGAAGGTATTTACCCATTCCTGCGGCGTCCCATGAGTTTCGAGCGCATCTTTTCGGATGGAGTCGCGTTTCTGTTCAAGGTTGAGGGGGAGGGGACGCGCCTGCTTGCGCGGCGCATGGTGGGCCAAACTGTGGGCGTGCAGGGGCCCTTGGGCAAACCATTTCCCATCGAAACGCGTTTCGCGCGGCATATTCTGGTTGCCGGCGGCATCGGTGTGGCGCCGTTTCCGGCGCTGGCCGAGGCCCTGGTTCGTGGATGCGGAAAAGCGCCGGAGGCCATTCTGGCGGCGCGCACGCGCGACATGCTCCTGTGCGAGGCGGATCTCCGGCAGATTGGTTGCACGGTCCACGTGGCGACCGATGATGGTTCCGCCGGCGTGCGCGCGTTGGCGCATGAACTTCTCGATCGGTTGGCGCCGGATGTCAATACCCGCGTGTATGCCTGCGGGCCGATGCCCATGATGAAGGCCGTTTCGCAGGTTGCGATGCAGGCCGGCGCGGACTGCCAAGTGTCCCTCGAAGCCCAGATGGCCTGCGGCGACGGGGCCTGTCTCGGCTGCGTCGTCGACTCCCGGCAGGAATCGGAAGGTGAAAAAATGCTGCGTGTTTGCGCGGACGGACCCGTCTTCGATACGACGGTCATTGATTGGGACGCGCACGATTTGGCCTATGACCGGTGA
- the pyrE gene encoding orotate phosphoribosyltransferase translates to MDAHEVLSIFKECGALLEGHFRYTSGRHGRQFLQAARVLQFPEFTERLCRALAEPFGACGVELVVGPATGGIVLAYETARSLGARAAYTEKDGEGGMALKRGFALKPGARVLVVEDVITTGGSVHKTIAHLRARGAEVVGVGVLLDRSGGEATFDCRFAPLARLDMESWPPGACALCKDGIALIEPDDLVNQG, encoded by the coding sequence ATGGATGCCCATGAAGTCCTTTCGATTTTCAAGGAGTGCGGGGCGCTGTTGGAGGGGCATTTTCGCTACACGAGCGGACGCCATGGCCGGCAGTTTCTCCAGGCCGCGCGCGTCCTGCAATTTCCTGAATTCACCGAACGCCTTTGCCGCGCGCTGGCGGAACCTTTTGGCGCATGTGGCGTCGAGTTGGTCGTCGGGCCTGCCACGGGGGGCATCGTGCTGGCGTACGAAACGGCCCGGTCGCTTGGCGCGCGCGCCGCGTACACGGAAAAGGATGGGGAAGGCGGCATGGCGCTCAAGCGGGGCTTTGCCCTCAAGCCCGGCGCCCGCGTGCTTGTCGTCGAAGACGTTATCACGACCGGCGGTTCCGTTCACAAAACGATTGCGCATTTGCGTGCGCGCGGCGCCGAGGTTGTGGGGGTCGGGGTGTTGCTTGACCGGAGTGGGGGAGAGGCGACCTTCGATTGTCGCTTCGCGCCGCTTGCCCGGCTTGACATGGAGAGTTGGCCGCCGGGTGCATGCGCCTTGTGCAAGGACGGCATTGCGCTGATCGAACCCGACGATCTCGTCAATCAGGGCTGA
- a CDS encoding RNA polymerase sigma factor RpoD/SigA codes for MAMEPRENGLSTYLAEISKIPLLSTTDEIRLARRARAGDGDARHKLIVSNLRLVVSIAKKYLYYGLPLLDLIEEGNLGLMKAVSRYDPDRGCKFSTYATWWIRQAVTRSLSNQGRTVRVPVYVTDNIARYKKTAEDLYTRTGKYPAVEEVAVEMGIKINEARKLREFVEDLAPLEKMDSVDHDDGRGIPEQSEPPRIDKAIQQFEMDQEMEELMGQLTPREANILRYRYGLMDGKAHTLEETGLKFNLTRERIRQIEKDAMKRLRCFVSRHKDDFKI; via the coding sequence ATGGCAATGGAGCCGCGCGAGAACGGGCTGAGCACCTATTTGGCGGAAATATCCAAAATTCCGCTGCTTTCGACCACGGACGAGATCCGTCTTGCGCGCCGCGCACGGGCGGGCGACGGCGATGCCCGGCACAAGCTCATTGTTTCCAATTTGCGCCTGGTGGTCAGTATTGCCAAAAAATACCTCTATTACGGACTGCCCTTGCTCGATCTCATCGAGGAGGGCAATCTGGGTCTCATGAAAGCCGTCAGCCGGTACGACCCCGACCGGGGCTGTAAATTCTCAACCTATGCGACATGGTGGATTCGCCAGGCCGTCACCCGTTCGCTTTCCAATCAGGGACGCACGGTCCGAGTGCCGGTTTACGTCACGGACAACATCGCGAGGTACAAAAAGACCGCCGAGGACTTGTATACACGGACAGGAAAATACCCCGCCGTCGAAGAGGTCGCCGTCGAAATGGGCATCAAAATCAACGAGGCGCGCAAATTGCGTGAGTTCGTCGAAGATCTTGCCCCGCTTGAGAAGATGGACTCGGTGGACCATGACGACGGGCGTGGCATTCCCGAACAATCCGAACCCCCGCGAATTGACAAGGCCATCCAGCAGTTCGAAATGGACCAGGAAATGGAGGAACTCATGGGCCAGTTGACCCCGCGCGAGGCCAACATCCTCCGTTACCGCTACGGGCTGATGGACGGAAAGGCCCATACCCTTGAAGAAACGGGCCTGAAATTCAACCTGACCCGCGAGCGGATCCGGCAAATTGAAAAGGACGCCATGAAACGCCTGCGATGTTTCGTCAGCCGCCACAAGGACGATTTCAAGATCTGA
- the radA gene encoding DNA repair protein RadA gives MTKVKTAYICQQCGAVSPRWAGRCADCGDWNTLVEESVVETGPHLRAAFASGAEPMALTDRALEVPPRRTTGDPECDRVLGGGVVEGSLTLVGGDPGIGKSTLMLQISRHLARTAGRVLYVSGEESFDQTRLRAGRLNALHENIFLLTETAVDVIRRHIESGDYVFVVIDSIQSVYSSQLPSAPGSAGQVRECANEFLRVAKGRNIPIFLVGHVTKEGAIAGPRLLEHLVDTVLYFEGEGRQALRILRAVKNRFGSTNEIGVFEMTEAGLCDVANPSALFLGERPKGVSGSMVLPGIEGTRPLLVEVQALVCPTVFGSPRRTVTGLNPNRLALILAVLEKRVGLHFADKDVFVNVAGGVRLDEPAADLAAALALASSLREAPAPPTLVAFGEIGLAGEVRAVDMARQRVAEASKFGFTTCMIPKGCAADIESNGYTAVPIGNVRQAIEWMWETGHGHEA, from the coding sequence ATGACAAAAGTAAAAACGGCCTATATTTGCCAGCAATGCGGCGCTGTGTCGCCCCGCTGGGCGGGGCGTTGCGCGGACTGTGGCGATTGGAACACGCTGGTCGAGGAATCGGTCGTCGAGACCGGTCCGCATCTTAGGGCTGCGTTTGCTTCGGGCGCGGAACCGATGGCCCTAACCGATCGGGCGCTGGAAGTGCCCCCGCGCCGAACGACAGGCGACCCCGAATGCGATCGCGTTCTGGGCGGGGGCGTCGTGGAGGGATCGTTGACTTTGGTCGGGGGGGATCCCGGAATTGGAAAATCCACGCTGATGCTTCAGATTTCCCGGCATCTTGCCCGAACCGCCGGCCGGGTGTTGTATGTTTCGGGCGAGGAATCGTTCGATCAGACGAGGCTGCGCGCCGGACGCCTGAACGCGCTCCATGAAAATATTTTCTTGTTGACGGAAACGGCCGTGGACGTGATTCGCCGCCATATCGAAAGCGGGGATTACGTTTTTGTCGTAATTGATTCAATCCAATCGGTCTATTCGTCGCAATTGCCCTCGGCGCCGGGAAGCGCCGGACAGGTCCGTGAATGTGCGAACGAATTTCTGCGCGTGGCCAAGGGGCGGAACATCCCCATTTTTCTCGTCGGCCATGTCACGAAAGAAGGCGCCATTGCCGGTCCCCGGTTGCTGGAACACCTGGTGGACACGGTATTGTATTTCGAGGGGGAAGGGCGTCAGGCCCTGCGAATTTTGCGCGCCGTTAAAAATCGGTTCGGTTCGACCAATGAAATCGGGGTGTTCGAGATGACCGAAGCGGGGCTTTGCGATGTGGCCAATCCGAGCGCCCTCTTTCTGGGTGAACGTCCCAAGGGTGTCAGTGGGTCAATGGTGCTGCCGGGCATCGAAGGGACGCGCCCGTTGTTGGTCGAAGTGCAGGCGTTGGTATGCCCGACCGTCTTCGGATCGCCCCGCCGGACGGTGACCGGATTGAATCCGAACCGGCTGGCGCTGATTCTGGCCGTGTTGGAAAAGCGGGTGGGGCTGCATTTTGCGGATAAAGACGTGTTTGTGAATGTGGCGGGCGGCGTGCGCCTCGACGAACCGGCGGCCGACCTTGCAGCAGCGCTGGCGCTGGCGTCCAGTTTACGCGAAGCGCCGGCGCCTCCCACGTTGGTGGCGTTTGGTGAAATCGGCCTTGCCGGGGAGGTGCGCGCGGTGGACATGGCCCGCCAACGAGTGGCGGAAGCCTCGAAGTTTGGATTCACAACCTGTATGATACCCAAGGGATGCGCGGCAGACATCGAATCGAACGGGTATACCGCGGTTCCCATCGGAAATGTTCGCCAAGCCATCGAATGGATGTGGGAGACCGGTCATGGACACGAGGCGTAA
- the sppA gene encoding signal peptide peptidase SppA, with product MAGDGKRRSCGCLLATAAGAGLAAVLAVVVGGYFLPVRETLLRWGPGVAVLDVFGEINDDRMVIDRIEELAGNPDVKALVVRVDSPGGVISVVEEIYTALERVSNDGMPVIASMGSTAASGGYFVCLAADTIFADRTSLTGSIGVMTEYTSAKELFDKIGVKFDTIASGEFKAMGSISEPLSDRQREHLQQVVNDFQDYFIEVVSKSRSLDPVQVRALADGRVFTGRQARELGLVDEIGGLDDAIDYAAKQAGLIGKPRIIRVRERAYGILDTLQQINDVVGARFGYKAFAPKYMMAR from the coding sequence ATGGCGGGCGATGGCAAACGGCGAAGTTGCGGATGTCTACTGGCCACGGCGGCAGGCGCCGGTCTGGCGGCCGTGCTGGCCGTGGTCGTGGGCGGCTATTTTTTGCCGGTGCGGGAAACCCTGCTGCGTTGGGGGCCCGGCGTGGCCGTGTTGGATGTATTCGGCGAAATCAATGACGATCGCATGGTTATTGATCGGATCGAGGAACTGGCGGGCAATCCGGATGTCAAGGCATTGGTCGTGCGCGTGGACAGTCCCGGCGGCGTCATCTCCGTGGTCGAGGAAATTTACACGGCCCTTGAACGTGTTTCAAACGATGGTATGCCCGTGATTGCATCCATGGGATCGACGGCCGCTTCGGGAGGATATTTTGTCTGCTTGGCGGCTGATACGATCTTTGCGGATCGCACTTCACTCACCGGAAGCATCGGTGTGATGACGGAGTATACATCGGCCAAGGAGTTGTTCGATAAGATAGGTGTGAAATTTGACACGATTGCCAGCGGCGAATTCAAGGCCATGGGGTCCATTTCCGAGCCGTTGAGCGATCGCCAGCGTGAACATTTGCAACAGGTCGTGAACGATTTTCAGGATTATTTCATTGAAGTGGTTTCCAAGAGCCGAAGCCTCGATCCCGTTCAAGTTCGCGCATTGGCCGACGGGCGCGTGTTTACCGGGCGCCAAGCCCGCGAATTGGGTCTCGTGGACGAAATCGGCGGCTTGGACGATGCGATAGACTACGCGGCGAAACAAGCGGGCCTTATCGGCAAGCCGCGCATTATCCGCGTGCGGGAACGGGCGTATGGAATTTTGGATACGTTACAACAGATCAACGACGTTGTCGGTGCGCGTTTCGGCTACAAGGCGTTTGCGCCGAAATACATGATGGCAAGGTAG
- a CDS encoding dihydroorotate dehydrogenase, which translates to MAVNLEVNVGGLRMANPVTVASGTFGYGQEYGRYYDLSKLGAVTVKSISLKPRAGNKPPRLVETPAGLLNAIGLQNVGIDAFIADKVPYLRNCHATIIANIYGHSPEEYAELARRIQAENAAEAIEANLSCPNVHDARNRKGAALVAQDPDKVALYTRAIRSATTLPLFIKLTPNVADICEPALAAQESGADAVSLINTLMGMAIDPDTRRPRLANIVGGLSGPAIRPVAVKMVWDAARVLKIPVIGMGGICDASDAVQFFVAGATAVAVGSVSFRNPLAAIEIVEGIARYLEQRHLSDIRELTGSLIC; encoded by the coding sequence ATGGCGGTGAATCTTGAGGTGAACGTCGGCGGTCTCCGGATGGCGAATCCGGTGACGGTCGCATCGGGCACGTTCGGCTATGGGCAGGAATACGGCCGGTACTACGATTTGTCGAAACTGGGCGCGGTCACGGTGAAGAGCATCAGCCTGAAGCCGCGGGCCGGTAACAAGCCGCCGCGGCTTGTCGAAACCCCCGCCGGTCTTCTCAACGCCATCGGACTGCAAAATGTCGGAATTGATGCCTTTATCGCGGACAAGGTTCCGTATCTGCGCAACTGTCACGCAACGATTATTGCCAATATCTACGGCCATTCGCCGGAGGAATACGCCGAACTGGCGCGCCGCATCCAGGCCGAAAACGCCGCCGAGGCCATCGAGGCGAACTTGTCGTGTCCGAACGTGCACGATGCGCGCAACCGGAAAGGGGCCGCGCTGGTCGCGCAGGATCCGGACAAGGTCGCGTTGTACACCCGCGCAATCCGTTCCGCAACGACGCTCCCGTTGTTCATCAAGTTGACGCCGAATGTGGCCGACATTTGCGAACCGGCCCTTGCCGCGCAGGAGTCGGGCGCCGACGCCGTTTCGCTCATCAACACCCTGATGGGCATGGCTATCGATCCGGATACCCGGCGTCCGCGGCTTGCCAATATCGTCGGCGGGCTTAGTGGTCCCGCGATTCGGCCGGTCGCGGTAAAGATGGTATGGGATGCCGCGCGCGTGCTAAAAATTCCCGTGATTGGGATGGGCGGCATCTGCGACGCTTCGGACGCCGTGCAATTTTTTGTCGCGGGCGCGACAGCGGTGGCGGTGGGATCGGTGTCGTTCCGAAATCCGCTTGCGGCCATTGAGATTGTCGAAGGCATTGCGCGATATCTCGAACAACGCCATTTGTCTGATATTCGCGAATTGACGGGTTCCCTCATCTGTTAG